The following is a genomic window from Deltaproteobacteria bacterium.
GTAACAAAAATTCAAGGTAATTAAGGGATGACATTGCGATAGCGGAGCTTCAAACCGATGTCGCTTAATGCGCCGGAGATGACTGTTTCCAGAAAGATGAGAACAATGATGACCACCATCGGTGTCCAGTCGATGCCGGTTTTATAGAGAAAGGAGGGGAGAAAGCGGCGGACGCGCGAGAAGACCGGTTCGGTGGCCTGATAGAGAAAATTGACGATCGGGTTATAGGGGTCGGGGCGGACC
Proteins encoded in this region:
- a CDS encoding YggT family protein, whose translation is MSFLGLIFIALSKVISLIVGIYTFLVAGAVIVSWVRPDPYNPIVNFLYQATEPVFSRVRRFLPSFLYKTGIDWTPMVVIIVLIFLETVISGALSDIGLKLRYRNVIP